In a genomic window of Temperatibacter marinus:
- a CDS encoding helix-turn-helix domain-containing protein — MTLTILNSFILFMSLLFVGFHLLTFKGQKAHLYFAIFCLSSAIMTLKYLSADYIAPYHYIIGMGASAICNGYWLLSRVFFRRRNPIEKQHIIVAVAIALLVVMNQGFHLMKGLGYIDPDYDGFLIYIVVELTILLSSCILVLTVWEGCRGFAQDTNEGKAQRIFFILTFGVALVGNKIARGLLPEGAQDIDIILAIILLFVMTNTFILMIWKYTNRFDFITAHPLLMKQAANDSAAKTASNIESATENPGSLAHQIKSLLIEQSLFLHENLKVADIARELNISEYLISQTIRDDLAARNFNQYVNQLRIDHSCRLLSDPEKRKMSILSISLESGFASIGPFTRAFKAQTGLTPSAYRKSLAEPPSNRKEA; from the coding sequence ATCTTAAATAGTTTCATCCTTTTTATGAGTTTACTTTTTGTAGGCTTTCACTTACTGACCTTCAAAGGTCAAAAAGCGCACTTATACTTTGCTATTTTCTGCTTATCGTCCGCCATAATGACCCTCAAATATTTATCTGCTGACTATATCGCCCCCTATCACTATATTATTGGCATGGGGGCTAGTGCTATATGCAATGGTTACTGGTTACTCTCTCGAGTCTTCTTTCGTCGACGAAACCCAATAGAAAAACAACATATAATTGTTGCTGTTGCCATTGCACTGCTTGTGGTGATGAATCAGGGATTCCACCTTATGAAAGGCCTCGGATATATTGACCCAGACTATGATGGCTTTCTGATCTATATTGTAGTTGAATTAACAATCTTACTCTCCTCTTGTATTTTGGTTCTTACCGTTTGGGAAGGCTGCAGAGGTTTCGCGCAAGACACCAACGAAGGAAAAGCCCAAAGGATCTTTTTTATCCTGACCTTTGGTGTGGCTTTAGTCGGTAATAAAATAGCAAGAGGTCTTCTGCCTGAAGGCGCTCAGGATATTGATATAATATTGGCTATAATCCTGCTCTTTGTCATGACAAATACCTTTATCTTAATGATTTGGAAATATACCAACCGCTTTGATTTTATTACAGCCCATCCATTACTGATGAAACAGGCTGCAAATGATAGTGCCGCAAAAACAGCATCCAACATAGAGTCAGCTACAGAAAACCCAGGTTCTCTGGCCCATCAAATCAAAAGCCTGCTTATTGAGCAATCCCTCTTTTTGCATGAAAATCTTAAAGTGGCTGATATCGCACGTGAATTAAACATTTCTGAATATCTTATCAGTCAAACCATAAGAGACGACTTAGCGGCACGGAATTTCAATCAATATGTCAACCAGCTAAGAATTGACCACTCCTGCCGTCTGCTTTCAGATCCAGAAAAGAGAAAAATGTCAATCCTATCCATAAGCTTAGAGAGTGGATTCGCATCAA